ACCAACAAACCCAGGGACAAATGCCCATCATTGGCGTAGGTGGCATATTTACCGCCGAGGATGCTTGGGAAAAAATCACAGCCGGTGCTTGTCTTATTCAAACCTATACAGGCTGGATTTATGAAGGACCAATAATGGTACGCCGCATCCTCGCCGGTTTATTAACCAAACTAGAAGAAAACGGCTTAACATCCATCAGTCAAGCGATAGGAATGGGTAATAGGTAATTCGATTTTAGAGGATGTTTTAAAAGTGGTATCCCATAATTTTCATCACATTGTTACCCCCCCTAGTCCCCCCGATGCTTTGGGGAGAAACCGGAAAAATTAGTTCCCATGCTTTGGGGGAAAACCGGAAAAATTAGTTCCCTCCCCAAAGCATCGGGGAGGGTTAGGGAGGGGTAATTTGAGGAATAATGGTGATTCGATAACTTGTGTGTACACCGTAGCCTTTATAAGGGGATGTTTGAAAAGTTTTTAATAAACAAACCCCTCTCCAAACCTCTCCCCGAAGCGGGGAGAGGCTTTGAAACCCCCCTTCCCAGCCTTCGGCACGCTGCGCTAACGTAGGGAAGGGGGCAGGGGGGTTAGGTTTTGGAGATTATCGGTTTCATCTAATACTTTTCAAACAACCTCTAAGGGGAGGGTTAGGGTGGGGTAAAAATCCAGCAACCATGACTTTTCAAACACCCCCCAAGCTAAAAAAAATTCTTTTTCCTGTTGCCTATTCCTGAATTGGGAAAAACTCCTTAGACCTACGAGAATAGGACCAAGCAATACCATCAGGATCACGGCTACGACACCACTCAGCAAAATCTGGGTCATTGCGTCGCTTGTAAACCGTACTGGAATAGACATTTAGCCGTTTAGCTAATTCAGATTGAATCAGCGAACCAAAAACTAACTGTTCTTCTAGTGGTTTTCTCACTTCCTCATGGGTAGGAACAGATAAGGATTCAGATTGCGCTTCTCCCTCCAGGGAAATAGGTGAAGGTGGAGCTAAAAACGAACGGGCAATTTTAGTAACTGGTTGATCGGGAAGTTTTTCTACCAATTCACTACTATCAATAATATCACCAAGAATACTGGCATTAATAAAGTAGTACGATTGATCCTCCTCATTTTCTGAATCTAGTACACTAGCACCAAATTCCTTAGCTTTGCCATCTAAATAGCGTTTTGCCGCCTCTGCCGAAAAATTACCCTTGATTGCCAAGTCCGTGGGTGTAATTTTGCCATGATTTTCCTCAACCAATTCATAAAAGAGTGGGTTAACTTGGTTGCACCACTTTTCCCATCTAGATTGCTGCCAAAGGTTGAAAACCATTAACAGCCCCAAAATTACCAGTAAAACTTTCCAGGTATTGACCAAGAAAATAATCAAAAACGATATCGGCAAAATTAGAACGAGAAAACTTTTGCCAGGGCTTTCTATGGTTTTTTCACTCATACTGATTTTTGCCAAGTGAATTTTTACAAAATAATATCTCTATCTTGGCAAAAATTTGGACATTTGTTTGTATCTTTTGGCAAAATTGTCGCTAATTATTCGGCAAAAGCTACTGATATATGAAAAAGTAACTAATTTTATAAGTATATTTTCCCAGCTTTTGAGAAATTAATCTGTAGTCAGATTAGGTTGAGAAAGATTAAAATTAAGCGATGACATAGCGGTATGCACTTGAATAAGATACAGAATTTACCTAAAAAACCATACACCAAAGGACTTTCCACTCTGTTCCCTGTTCCCTGCTATATAATAACCAATCACTAATCATAAAAAGATGAAGATACCTGGATTTACCAGTAACAGAGATAAAAAATCAACTTCAACTAGAGGAAAATCCTATTTTTTGATTCCCCCATTAGCACTTTGGCATCCTTGGTGGCATCAATTTATGGATTGGATGGTAATATTTTTAACTGTAATGTTATGCTTAATAATGTTGCCAACTCGTCTTCCTGGGATGGAATTATTAGGCATTGGTCCTAACTGGCTACTAATTTGGGTAGTGGCTTGGAGTGTTAATCGCTCAGTATTTTCTGGTCTGCTGTCAGGAATCATTTTAGGACTATTGCAAGATGCAATGACATCGCCAAATCCCACTCATGCTTTGGGTTTGGGAATCGTGGGAATGTTAACAGCCCTAATGCAAAAACAGCGGTTTATTCAAGAAGACTTTATTTCTATTGCTTTAATTGTATTTGTGATGGCTGTGGTGGCAGGCACTATTTTTGCTTTCCAGTTATCTTGGGAAGGAAATCGTCATGCCGCCAGTATTTGGACATATTACCAGCGTGCAACCTTAGCTTCGGCAATTCTTAGTAGTTTGTGGGCGCCTGTGGTTTATTATCCTCTTAATCGCTGGTGGCAGCAGATGAAATTAATTCGTAATTCTTAAGTCAAATGGATAATTTTCCAGGAGTCTCTCCAGCATCTACACCCTTATCTGAAAACCATCAATTTGCACAGCCTGTAGTCCCGGAATTAGTAGGTAATGACTTTGATTCGCGGATGATGTTACGGTGCGTAGAATTAGCTCGCATTGCGTTGGGATACACTTCACCAAATCCCTTGGTGGGGGCAGTGGTTGTCCAAAATGGGGAGATTGTGGGGGAAGGGTTTCATCCTCGTGCTGGTGAACCACACGCCGAGGTTTTTGCCCTTAG
The DNA window shown above is from Anabaena sp. WA102 and carries:
- the mreD gene encoding rod shape-determining protein MreD → MKIPGFTSNRDKKSTSTRGKSYFLIPPLALWHPWWHQFMDWMVIFLTVMLCLIMLPTRLPGMELLGIGPNWLLIWVVAWSVNRSVFSGLLSGIILGLLQDAMTSPNPTHALGLGIVGMLTALMQKQRFIQEDFISIALIVFVMAVVAGTIFAFQLSWEGNRHAASIWTYYQRATLASAILSSLWAPVVYYPLNRWWQQMKLIRNS